From the Acidimicrobiia bacterium genome, the window CCCTCTGCGAAGACGGGAAGCTCCGCCATCCATTCGGCTGTGATCGCCTCCCGCCCGCTGGCTCTCGTTCCGAACGGGTACAGCCACACCGCATCGTCAGCCCACAGATCGGCGATCTCGGCTTCGTCGTACGACCGCCATGCGCTCACGTACGCGTCGAGCCACCGCTGCACCATGGCGCGATCGGGACTGAACCACCCGTCAGGAGGGTGATGCCAGTCCGGCAGATTGGGTCCGCCGTCCATGAGCCTGATCGTATCCAGGTGGCCTGCTTTCCGGTCGTCCCGCTGGGCGTCCCGAGGCCACCAGGCCC encodes:
- a CDS encoding nuclear transport factor 2 family protein, which translates into the protein AWWPRDAQRDDRKAGHLDTIRLMDGGPNLPDWHHPPDGWFSPDRAMVQRWLDAYVSAWRSYDEAEIADLWADDAVWLYPFGTRASGREAITAEWMAELPVFAEGGYDATYEPIAIDGAFAVTHGRTRFFDPASGETRREYDNVWILRFDRDGRCVEFHEWYAGRPEDDPSRAIPSA